CGCGCTGCTGCGCGAACGCGTGGTCGAAGGGCGCGTTCGCGGCGACGATCAGCGACCCTGCGACCACCGACGAGGCCACGGCCATCATCGTGGCCACGCCGATCACCACGGTCTGCACCCGCCGCCGCCCCACCCCGGACCGTACGACCCGGCCGAGCGCGCCACCTCTCCCGACTCTTCCGCCTTTTCCGGCGTTTCCGGCTTTTCCGAAGCCCTTCAACGGGTCGCCTCCGCCCGGGTGTCGAGGGCGAGGTGACCGTCGACCAGGTGGATCGTCCGGCTCGCGCACGCCTCGGCGAGCGCCAGGTCGTGTGTGACCAGCACGATGGTCTGCCCACCCCGGTGCAGCTCCACCAGCAGCTCCCGTACGTCCTCTCCCGAGGCGGTGTCGAGGGCACCGGTCGGCTCGTCGGCGAGCAGCAGGGCGGGCCGGTTGACCAGCGCGCGGGCGACCGCGACGCGTTGGCGTTCACCGCCGGAGAGGCGCCCCGGATAGGCACGGGCGTGCTTCTGGATGCCGAGCACCTCCATGAGCTCCCCGGCGCGGGCGGCCGTCTCGCGCCGTGCGGTTCCGGTCAGTTGGGCGGGGAGCTGGATGTTGTCGATGACGGTGAGGTCGTCGAGCAGGTTGAAGAACTGGAAGACCATGCCGATCTGTTCGCGGCGGAACCGGGCCAGCGCGTGTTCGTTCAGGTCGCCGAGCTGTCGGCCGGCCACGGACACGGTGCCCTCGGTCGCCCGGTCCAGGCCGGCGACGAGGTTCAGCAGGGTGGACTTGCCGCTGCCGGAGGGGCCGGTCACGGCGAGGGCCTCGCCCTGTTCGACGGAGAGGGTGAGCGGCCCGAGCGCGGGCCTGCCCGCGCTGTCGTAGCGCTTGGCCACGTCCTCCAGTTGGATCACCTGGGTCATGAACTCGCCTGTCCCTACGGTCGGTTCGAGCGGGAAGTTGCCGGTCCTGGCGAACGTAGGGCCGGGCGTGGGTGTGGCGCGTCGGCCGCGACACCGACGTCCTGCCCTCCCGGCGGAGGATTCGGCGGTGGGGTCATCCCAGCGAAGTACGCCTTAGGGACGGCTTGTTGGGCCGTTCGGCGCGGAGAGACCCAGGTCGGGCGGTCCGGCCGCACAATGTGCCGATGGAGACGGAGTACCGGCGCACGCGCCACTGGCGTCAGCAACTGCGGGACGCGCTGCGGCCGGAGCCGAAACCCGCTCCGCTGTCGCGGCGGGCGGTGCGCACGGACCTGGCGCTGGCGGTCGTACTGACCGTCGTCGCGCTGATCGTCGCGGTGCGCTATCCCGGCGACGGCCCGGTGCGCTTCTTCCCGTCGACCGAGTACGGGGGCGCCAGGGTGAGCACGCACGTGCCGGGGGCCGAGGTCGTGCCCCCTGCCCCGCCCGCCCTGCCTGTCCCGTCCGTCCCGCCCACACCCCGTCCGTCGCTGGTGGCGGGCGAGGGCTCCGTCGCGCCCTGGCCGCTGGTGGTCCTGTCGGCGCTGCCGCTGCTGGCCAGGCGCCGGTATCCGCTGGCGGTGTTCGGGGTGGTGCTGGGCGCCGCCGTGCTCATCGGCGACGAGGCCTCCTGGATCACCGTGCTGACCTGCGTCATCGGTGCCTACAGCGCTGTCGCGCACAGCCGTTTCCGGGCGGGGGCCATGGCCGCGATGGGCGTTGGCGCATTCCTGGCCGGTCTCGCGTTCCAGCGGGCGGAGCCCTTGCTTCCCGGCTGGTCGAGCCCCGGGGTCGTGCTGCTGGTCGCCGGGGTGCTGGCCGGTCTGGTCCGTTTCTGGCGGCGGCGGCTGGCGGCCGACCGGGACCGGTTCGCGCGGTTGCAGCGGACGCAGGAGGAGGCCATGCGGCGGGCGGTCGCGGAGGAGCGGGCCCGGATCGCCGCCGAGCTGCACGACGTGGTGACCCACAATGTGAGCGTGATGGTGATCCAGGCCGGGGCGGCCCGCAAGGTGATGGACGCGGCGCCCGAGCGGTCCAAGGAGGCGTTGCTCGCGGTGGAGGCCGGGGGCCGGGCCGCGATGGCCGAACTCCGGCATGTGATGGGCCTGTTGGCCGCCCCGGACACCGGCACCGGCACCGGCCCCCAGGAGACCCCCGCCGACGGCCTGGAGCCGCAGCCCGGCCTGGACCGGCTCGACGCCCTCACCGAGCGGGTGCGCGGCGCCGGGACACCGGTCGTCGTCGCGGTGTCGCTGCCGCCCGACCCGTTGCCGCCCGGGGTGGACCTGACGGCGTACCGCGTGGTGCAGGAGGCGCTGACCAACACGATCAGGCACGCGCCCGGCGCCGAGGCCTCCGTCCTGATCGGCTGGACGGACGACCGCCTCCAGATCGAGGTCGGCAACACCCGCGCCACCACTCCCAACTCCCCGTCGCCGCAAGGCGACAGCGGTGGCACAGACGGCAGAGACGGCAGAGACGGCAGAGATGACGGGACCGGCAACGGCCGGGGTCTGATCGGGCTGCGTGAACGGCTCGCGGTGTACGGCGGAACGCTCACCGCCGGCCCGACCCTCGCCGGTGGCTACCGCGTCGAGGCCGACGTCCCGTGGCGGACCCCGTGAACCAGAATCAGCAACACGACCCACACCATCGGCACCGTCCGCAGCACCCACCGCTGCGTGCCGTCATCGCCGACGACCAGGCGCTGGTCCGTACGGGCTTCGGGATGATCCTGGCCGCCGACGGCATCGAGGTGACGGCCGAGGCTGCGGACGGGGCCGAAGCCGTGGCCGCCGTACGGCGCACCCGGCCCGACGTCGTCCTCATGGACATCCGGATGCCGGGCATGGACGGCATCGAGGCCACCCGGCGGATCCTCGCCGACGACGCCCCGGAGGCCGGGGGCACCCGAGTCGTCATCCTCACCACCTACGACCTCGACCACTACGTGTACGAAGCCCTCACCGCCGGCGCCTGTGGCTTCCTCCTCAAGGACGTCACCCCGGAGCATCTGGTGGCCTCCGTACGCCTGGTGCAGGCCGGCGACGCCCTGCTCGCCCCCTCGATCACCCGCCGCCTGATCGAACGCTTCGCCCAGCGCCAGGAACCCTCGCGGGCCCCCGCCCGGCACGCCGACCTGTCGGGCCTGACACCCCGTGAGCTGGAGGTGCTGCGGCTGATGGCGACGGGACTGAGCAACGCCGAGCTGGCGGAACGGCTGTTCCTGAGCCCGACCACCGTCAAGACACACGTCGGCCGCATCCTGTCGAAGCTGGAGCTGCGCGACCGGGTCCAGGCGGTCGTACTCGCCTACGAGACGGGCCTGATCGCCCCCGGCGCCGACCCCTGAGGACCCGGCGGCTGTCTCAACTCTTCACACAGCCGCCCCCTGTTGATGTTGCTCTTGCTGCAAACTCCTTGCTGCACGCATCCCCTGGACAGCGGAGAGGTCATGAGGTCATGTTGCAGATCAACACGAGCAAGGTGAGCCGCTGGGACCAGCACGGCCGCGAGCACGTGGTTCATGTCCAGCGCACCGGCGCACACCGCGTCATGAGCTGCGACACGTGCGGCTGGCGGAAGAAGGTGCAGTTCCTGCCCTGGCTGAAGGCGGAGGAACACCTCGCCGAGGAGCACCAGGCGACGGTGGACCCGACGGCGGGGTAACCATTTTAGCCCGTCTGGGGGTCCCCCCTCTGGGGGAGTTTGAGGACGAGGCCGTTCAGGCCGAAACGGGGGCCTGGGGGCAGCGCCCCCAGACCCCCGCCCGGTCAGCAGGACCTAGCAGCCGACGAGACGCTGGGCAAGGTACCCCTCGATCTGGTCCAGCGACACGCGCTCCTGCTTCATCGTGTCCCGCTCGCGAACCGTCACCGCATTGTCGTCGAGCGTGTCGAAGTCGACCGTCACGCAGAACGGCGTACCGATCTCGTCCTGGCGCCGGTAACGGCGGCCGATGGCGCCCGCGTCGTCGAACTCGATGTTCCAGTTCTGGCGCAGGGCCGTGGCCAGCCCCTTGGCCTTCGGGGACAGCTCGGGGTTGCGGGACAGCGGAAGGACCGCGACCTTGACCGGCGCCAGGCGCGGGTCGAGGCGCAGCACCGTGCGCTTCTCCATCTTGCCCTTGGCGTTGGGCGCCTCGTCCTCGATGTACGCGTCGAGGAGGAACGCCAGCATCGCGCGGCCGACACCGGCCGCGGGCTCGATGACGTACGGCGTCCAGCGCTCGCCTGCCTCCTGGTCGAAGAAGGAGAGGTCCTGGCCGGAGGCCTTGGAGTGGGCGTTGAGGTCGTAGTCGGTGCGGTTGGCGACGCCCTCCAGCTCACCCCACTCGTTGCCGCCGAACTGGAAGCGGTACTCGATGTCGGCGGTGCGCTTGGAGTAGTGCGAGAGCTTCTCGGCCGGGTGGTCGTACCAGCGCATGTTCTCCTCGCGGAGACCGAGGCCGGTGTACCAGTTCCAGCGCTCCGCCATCCAGTACTCCTGCCACTTCTCGTCCTCGCCCGGCTTGACGAAGAACTCCATCTCCATCTGCTCGAACTCGCGGGTCCGGAAGATGAAGTTGCCGGGCGTGATCTCGTTGCGGAACGACTTGCCCATCTGGGCGATGCCGAACGGCGGCTTGCGGCGCGAAGTGGTCTGCACCTGGGAGAAGTTGGTGAAAATACCCTGGGCGGTCTCGGGGCGCAGGTAGGCGACCGAACCGGAGTCCTGGGTCGGGCCGAGGTGCGTCGACAGCAGACCGGAGAACTGCTTGGGCTCGGTGAACTGGCCCTTGTTACCGCAGTTGGGGCAGTTGATGTCAGCGAGGCCGTTGGCGGGCGCACGGCCGTGCTTGGCCTCGTAGCCCTCCTCCAGGTGGTCGGCGCGGTAGCGCTTGTGACAGGAGGTGCACTCGGTGAGCGGGTCGGAGAAGGTCGCGACGTGACCGGAGGCCACCCAGACCTCGGAGGCCAGGATGACGGAGGAGTCGATGCCGACGACGTCCTCGCGCGACGTCACCATGTAGCGCCACCACTGACGCTTGAGGTTCTCCTTGAGCTCGACACCCAGCGGCCCGTAGTCCCAGGCGGCGCGCTGGCCACCGTAGATCTCACTGCACGGGAATACGAAGCCACGGCGCTTGCTCAGGCTGACGATGGTGTCGATCTTGTCGGCGGCCACGGTGCTCTCTTCATTACGACGATTACGACGACAGGCGATGAAGCGGACGCGTTCCGGACGAGCGGAAGCGGATGCGCTTCAGAGCGAATGACTCAGGTTACCGGCGGGGCCCGCCCCCCAATCAAATCGGTTCCCGTCACGGGCCTTGCCCGCACCCGATCCGTGTCCGATCCGTGTCCCAAAAGCCCGCTTGTTGACAATCGTTTCCAGAATCATTGAAAATGACTGTCATGAACGTACGACGACTCATATCGGGCACCGCGATCGCGGCGGCCACCGCGCTCGGCCTCGGCGCCCTGTCCGCCTGTTCCTCGGATTCGAGCGCCGCCGGGAACAGCGGCGGCAAGCTCGACGTCGTGGCGTCGTTCTATCCGATGCAGTACCTCGCCGAGCAGATAGGCGGCGGCCATGTCTCCGTCAGCACGCTGACCGAGCCCGGCCAGGAGCCGCACGACCTGGAGATCAGCGCCAAGCAGACCGTGGACCTGCAGAAGGCCGACGCGGTCCTGTACCTCAAGGGCCTCCAGCCCGCCGTCGACAAGGCGGTGTCGCAGTCCGAGGCGAAGACGAAGATCGACGCGGCGGCCCTCACCACCCTTGAGAAGCACGACGGCACCGGGCACAGCCACGAGGGTGAGGAAGCACACTCCGGGGCATCCGACGAGGAGTCCGCCGGCCTCGACCCGCACGTCTGGCTCGATCCGGTGAAGTACGCCGAGATCGCCGACGGTGTGAGCGCCGCCTTCCAGAAGGCCGATCCGGCCAACGCGGCGGAATACAAGAAGAACACCGAGACGTTGACCGCGAAGCTGACCTCGCTCAACACCTCGTTCGAGACCGGCCTGAAGAACACGGCGACCAAGGTGTTCTTCACCAACCACGCGGCCTTCGGCTACCTCGCCGAGCGCTACGGCCTGACCCAGGAGGCCATCACCGGTGTGGACCCGGACAGCGAGCCGAGTGCCGCACGGATGAAGGAACTCCAGCAGGAGGCGAAGGCGGACGGAGTGACCACCGTCTTCTACGAGACACTGGTCTCCGACAAGACCGCGAAGACCCTCGCCGAGGACGCGAACCTCACGACGGACGTCCTCGATCCGCTGGAGGGCATCACCAAGAAGTCCCGGGGCACCGACTACATCGCGGTCATGCAAGCCAACCTCAAAGCGCTGCGGACGGCTCTGGGCGCCAAGTGAGCGGTAGATGAGCAGTGGCTGAGCGGCAACTGATGATCGTTACGGAGGATGCAGGCATGGGCGAGCCCGTCATTTCGCTGCGCGGTGTACGCGCCGAGCTGGGCTCGCGCCCGGTCCTGCGCGGCATCGACCTCACCGTGGGCCGCGGTGAGGTCGTCGCGCTGCTCGGCGCCAACGGCTCGGGCAAGTCGACCGCGATCCGTACAGTCATCGGCCAAGTCCCGGTCAGCGAGGGCGAGATCGAGCTGTTCGGCGTTCCCCGCCATCGCTTCACGGACTGGCGGCGCGTGGGCTACGTACCGCAGCGGACGACCGCGGCCGGTGGGGTGCCGGCGACGATCACGGAGATCGTCGCGTCCGGCCGCCTCTCCCGCGCCCGCTTCGGCGTGCTGCGCAAGGCCGACCACGAGGCCATACGGCGGGCCATCGGCCTCGTGGGGCTCGCGGACCGCGCCAAGGACTCGGTGAACGCGCTGTCGGGCGGCCAGCACCAGCGCGTACTGATCGCCCGTGCCCTCGCCTCCGAACCCGAGCTGCTGATCATGGACGAGCCGATGGCGGGCGTCGACCTGGCGAGTCAGGAAGTGCTGGCGCGGACGCTGCGGGAGCAGGTCGCGGCCGGTGCGACGGTGCTGCTCGTGCTGCATGAACTCGGGCCGCTGGAACCGCTGATCGACCGGGCCGTCGTCCTGCGCGACGGCTGTGTCATGCACGACGGGCCGCCCCCGCAGGCGGTCGGACAGCACGCCCTGCCCGGCCACGACCACGTACACCCGCACGCGGCTCACGACGCCGAACCGATCCGGACGGGACTGCTGAGCTGATGGACTTCCTCGACTACGCCTTCATGCAGCGGGCCCTGCTGGCCGCGGTGCTCGTCGGCATCACGGCCCCCGCGATCGGCATCTACCTGGTCCAGCGGCGCCAGGCGCTGATGGGCGACGGTATCGGCCATGTCGCGATGACGGGCGTCGGGCTCGGTTTCCTGCTGAACACCTCACCGGTGTGGATGGCGACGGGCGTCTCCGTCGTCGGCGCGGTGATGATGGAACTCATCCGCTGGTACGGCAGGACGCGCGGCGACATCGCCCTCGCGATGCTGTTCTACGGCGGGATGGCCGGCGGCGTGATGTTCATCAACCTCGCGCCGACGGGCTCGAACGCCAACCTCACCTCGTATCTGTTCGGCTCGCTCTCGACGGTCAGCGAGTCCGACGTGACCGCGATCTGTGTGCTCGCGGCCTTCGTGGTGCTGGTCACCATCGGTCTGCGCCGGCAGCTCTTCGCGGTCAGCCAGGACGAGGAGTTCGCCCGGGTGACGGGCCTGCCGGTCAGGGCCCTCAACCTCCTCACCGCCATCACGGCGGCGATCACGGTGACGGTCGCGATGCGTGTGGTCGGGTTGCTGCTGGTCAGCGCCCTGATGGTGGTGCCGGTGGCGGCGGCCCAGCAGCTCAGCCGGAGCTTCGCGGCGACGTTCGCCATCGCGGTGGCGATCGGGGTCTCCGTGACGATCGGCGGGACGGTGACGTCGTACTACCAGGATGTGCCGCCCGGTGCGACGATCGTCCTGCTGACCATCGGCGCGTTCATCGCGCTGACCGCGCTGGCGACGCCACTGGCTCGTCGCCGGGCCCGTGCCGCGACCGCCGCGCAGGCGGCCGGGGACCCGGCGGAGTGTGTGATTCCGGCCAGCAGGGAAGCCGCCGGCAAGGCGGGCGTCTGACCGCGCACGGTCCGGGCTGGCACAATGGCCCGGCAAGCGCAGACGTGAGGAGAACAACGGTGACGACGGCCGGCCCGCCCGTTAAGGGACGATCCACCCGCCAGCGTGCCGCTGTGGCGGCGGCGCTGGACGAGGTCGACGAGTTCCGCAGTGCCCAGGAACTCCACGACATGCTCAAGCACAAGGGCGACTCGGTCGGTCTGACGACCGTCTACCGCACGCTGCAGTCCCTGGCGGACGCGGGTGAGGTGGATGTCCTGCGGACGTCGGACGGCGAGTCGGTGTACCGGCGCTGCTCGACCGGCGACCATCACCATCACCTGGTGTGCCGTGTGTGCGGCAAGGCGGTGGAGGTGGAGGGTCCCGCGGTGGAGAAGTGGGCGGAGGCGATTGCCTCGGAGCACGGGTTTGTGAACGTGGCTCATACGGTGGAGATCTTCGGTACCTGTGCGGAGTGCTCTGCGGTTGGGCGGGGGTAGGTTCCGTTCGGTTTTGTCCGCGGGCTCGTTGTGGCTTGTCGCGCAGTTCCCCGCGCCCCTTGATGTGCGGGTGCGTTGTGGCTTGTCGCGCCGTTCCTCGCGCCCCTTGATGTGCGGGTGCGTTGTGGCTTGTCGCGCCGTTCCCCGCGCCCCTGACTACGCCCGTCAGCACGTCCGGTACCTTCGCTCGGTGGGCGATCTCAGGGAACAAGATGATCAGCTGAACTCTGTCTCCCTGGGGCGGGGGTTTCGGTGGTTGTGGGCTGCTTATGCCACCAGTCTGGCCGGGACCTGGCTCGCGTTCGACTCGTTTCCGTTGATCGCGGTTCTGGTGCTGCATGTGGGGCCCGCGCAGGTGTCGTTGCTGGCCGCCGCCGGGCTGGCCGTCGGGGCGGTGGTGGCTGTGCCGCTCGGGCCCTGGGTGGAGTTCCGGCGTAAGCGGCCGGTGATGGTCGCGATGGATCTCGTCCGGTTCGGGGCGCTCCTCACCGTCCCCCTCGCCTACGCGCTCGGCGTGCTCTCCTTCGGTCAGCTCGTGGTGGTGGCCGTCGTGGTCGCCGCCGCCGACATCACCTTCACCGCAGCCAGCGGGGCCTGCCTCAAGGCGCTGCTCCCGCCGTCCCAACTCCTCGTCGCCAACGGCCGGTTCGAGTCGACGATGTGGACGGCGAGCGTGCTCGGGCCGCCGCTGGGCGGGGCTGCCATCGCGCTGCTCGGACCGGTGACCACGGTGGTCGCGAACGCGGTGAGCTTTCTGCTGTCGGCGGCCGGGATCCGGGCTATGGGGGGACAACCAGAACCTCGCCCGGAACGGGGGCCTCGGACCCGGGTACGCGCCGGTGACCTGGTCGACGGGTGGCGGTTCATCCTGGCCGATCCGGCGCTACGGCCCCTGTTCCTCAACACCGTGCTGGTCAGCGGGCTGATCATGGCGACGGCTCCACTGGTCGCCGTCCTCATGCTCGGGCGGTTCGGTTTCGCGCCCTGGCAGTACGCCCTCGCCTTCGCGGTGCCCTGCACCGGCGGCCTCATCGGTTCGCGCCTGTCCCGGCCGCTCGTGGCGCGGTACGGCCGGCGCCGGATCATGCGCACCTTCGGGACGCTGCGGGTGTGCTGGCCGGTCGGGATGGTGTTCCTGCACGGCGGCACGTCAGGGCTCGTCCTGGTGATGGTCGTGCAACTCGGGCTGATCACGAGCATGGGCGTGTTCAACCCGGTGTACGCCACCTACCGGCTCCAGCACACTCCGGCCGACCGGGTCGCCCGCACCCTCTCCGCCTGGTCGGTGTCCAGCAAGCTGACCATCGCGGCGCTGACCGCGCTGTGGGGACTGCTGGCGGCACTCACCACACCCCTGACCGCCGTCGGCGCCGCGGGCGTCCTGATCCTCGCGACTCCGCTGCTGCTTCCCCGTATCGAGGACTGATCGAGGACTGAGGGCCCCTGAGGGGTACCGACGGGTAGCGGGGCCCCGTCGTCCGCACAGGGATAACCCTCGACCTCTTATTTTTTACTGACATGCACTCCTCAAAGCTGCCACTCTTCCGGCAGCCATCCCCCACGTCTCATGCACATCACACACTGCTCAGCTCATCCCGGGCGGCACACCCCCGTTCGCCCGGTTCTGTTTCCGGCCGCAGAAGGCGCGGCCGTCGCAGGAGGAGTCTCGAGTGAGACGAAAGTCCAGCAACACCCCCCACAGATCCGGCCGCACCAACAAGGCCACCGCGGCCGGCGCCCTGCTCGCCACCGCCACTCTCCTGGCCGTGGGCGTGCAGACGGTCCCCGCCGCCGCCAAGCCCGCGGCCCCGGCACCGAGTCCGCTGCGCGCCGGCGCACTCCAGGCGAAGCTCACCCCCGCCCAGCGCGCGGCGCTGATCAGGACCGCGGCGCAGACGACGACGCGGACCGCCGGCACCCTGGGCCTCGGCGCCAAGGAGAAGCTGGTCGTCAAGGACGTCAGCAAGGACGCCGACGGCACCCTGCACACCCGCTACGAGCGCACGTACGCCGGACTGCCGGTCCTCGGCGGCGACCTCGTCGTGCACACCCCGCCCGCCTCGAAGGCCACGGGCACGGTGAGCAGCACGTTCAACTCGCGGCGGACCATCTCGGTCGCGTCCACGACCCCCACGTTCGCCAAGTCGGCCGCCGAGACGAAGGCGCTCGGCGCGGCCAAGGCGCTGGACGCGGAGAAGGCCACCACCGACAGCGCCCGCAAGGTGATCTGGGCGGGCAACGGTACGCCGAAGCTGGCCTGGGAGACGGTGATCGGCGGACTCCAGGACGACGGCACACCGAGCCAGCTGCACGTCATCACGGACGCTCGGACCGGCGCGAAGCTGTACCAGTTCCAGGCCATCAAGACCGGCACCGGCAACAGCCAGTACAGCGGCACGGTCACCATCGGGACGACGCTGTCCGGTTCGACGTACCAGCTGAACGACACGACACGCGGCACCCACAAGACGTACAGCCTGGGCAACGGCACCTCGGGCACCGGCACCCTGATGACCGACGCCGACGACACGTGGGGCACCGGGGCCGGGTCCAACACGCAGACGGCGGGCGTGGACGCGCACTACGGCGCCCAGGAGACGTGGGACTTCTACAAGAACACGTTCGGGCGCAGCGGCATCAGGAACGACGGTGTGGCCGCCTACTCGCGCGTGCACTACAGCACGGCGTACGTGAACGCGTTCTGGGACGACTCCTGCTTCTGCATGACGTACGGCGACGGCACGAGCAGCACCCACGCGCTCACCTCGCTGGACGTGGCCGGGCACGAGATGTCGCACGGCGTCACGTCCAACACCGCGGGCCTCAACTACACCGGTGAGTCGGGCGGGTTGAACGAAGCGACCTCCGACATCTTCGGCACGGGTGTGGAGTTCTACGCGAACAACTCCTCCGACGTCGGTGACTACCTCATCGGCGAGAAGATCGACATCAACGGCGATGGTACGCCGCTGCGTTACATGGACAAGCCGAGCAAGGACGGTGGCTCGGCGGACAGTTGGTACTCGGGCGTCGGCAACCTGGACGTGCACTACTCGTCCGGCCCGGCGAACCACATGTTCTACCTGCTGTCGGAAGGCAGCGGCTCCAAGACCATCAACGGCGTGACGTACAACAGCTCGACGTCCGACGGTGTCGCCGTCGCGGGCATCGGCCGGGCCGCCGCGCTGCAGATCTGGTACAAGGCGCTGACGACGTACATGACGTCCAGCACCACGTACGCCCAGGCGCGCACCGCCGCGCTGAACGCCGCCGCGGCGCTCTACGGCAGCAGCTCCACCCAGTACGCGGGTGTGGGCAACGCCTTCGCGGGCATCAACGTCGGCAGCCACATCACCGTGCCGACCAACGGCGTCTCGGTCACCAACCCGGGCAGCCAGTCGTCGACGGTCGGTACGGCGGTCAGCCTGGCGATCACGGCCAGCAGCACCAACAGCGGCTCGCTGACCTACGCGGCGACCGGTCTGCCGACCGGACTGTCGATCAGCGGCTCGACGGGCGCCATCTCCGGCACCCCGACCACCGCGGGCACCTACAGCTCGACGGTCACGGTGACCGACAGCACGGGCGCCACCGGTACGGCGTCCTTCACCTGGACGGTCAGCACGAGCGGCAGCGGAACCTGCACCTCGGCGCAGCTGCTGGGCAACGCGGGCTTCGAGTCGGGCAACACCACCTG
This genomic interval from Streptomyces sp. B21-083 contains the following:
- a CDS encoding metal ABC transporter ATP-binding protein — its product is MGEPVISLRGVRAELGSRPVLRGIDLTVGRGEVVALLGANGSGKSTAIRTVIGQVPVSEGEIELFGVPRHRFTDWRRVGYVPQRTTAAGGVPATITEIVASGRLSRARFGVLRKADHEAIRRAIGLVGLADRAKDSVNALSGGQHQRVLIARALASEPELLIMDEPMAGVDLASQEVLARTLREQVAAGATVLLVLHELGPLEPLIDRAVVLRDGCVMHDGPPPQAVGQHALPGHDHVHPHAAHDAEPIRTGLLS
- a CDS encoding ABC transporter ATP-binding protein, producing MTQVIQLEDVAKRYDSAGRPALGPLTLSVEQGEALAVTGPSGSGKSTLLNLVAGLDRATEGTVSVAGRQLGDLNEHALARFRREQIGMVFQFFNLLDDLTVIDNIQLPAQLTGTARRETAARAGELMEVLGIQKHARAYPGRLSGGERQRVAVARALVNRPALLLADEPTGALDTASGEDVRELLVELHRGGQTIVLVTHDLALAEACASRTIHLVDGHLALDTRAEATR
- a CDS encoding metal ABC transporter permease, producing the protein MDFLDYAFMQRALLAAVLVGITAPAIGIYLVQRRQALMGDGIGHVAMTGVGLGFLLNTSPVWMATGVSVVGAVMMELIRWYGRTRGDIALAMLFYGGMAGGVMFINLAPTGSNANLTSYLFGSLSTVSESDVTAICVLAAFVVLVTIGLRRQLFAVSQDEEFARVTGLPVRALNLLTAITAAITVTVAMRVVGLLLVSALMVVPVAAAQQLSRSFAATFAIAVAIGVSVTIGGTVTSYYQDVPPGATIVLLTIGAFIALTALATPLARRRARAATAAQAAGDPAECVIPASREAAGKAGV
- a CDS encoding Fur family transcriptional regulator; this translates as MTTAGPPVKGRSTRQRAAVAAALDEVDEFRSAQELHDMLKHKGDSVGLTTVYRTLQSLADAGEVDVLRTSDGESVYRRCSTGDHHHHLVCRVCGKAVEVEGPAVEKWAEAIASEHGFVNVAHTVEIFGTCAECSAVGRG
- a CDS encoding sensor histidine kinase, translating into METEYRRTRHWRQQLRDALRPEPKPAPLSRRAVRTDLALAVVLTVVALIVAVRYPGDGPVRFFPSTEYGGARVSTHVPGAEVVPPAPPALPVPSVPPTPRPSLVAGEGSVAPWPLVVLSALPLLARRRYPLAVFGVVLGAAVLIGDEASWITVLTCVIGAYSAVAHSRFRAGAMAAMGVGAFLAGLAFQRAEPLLPGWSSPGVVLLVAGVLAGLVRFWRRRLAADRDRFARLQRTQEEAMRRAVAEERARIAAELHDVVTHNVSVMVIQAGAARKVMDAAPERSKEALLAVEAGGRAAMAELRHVMGLLAAPDTGTGTGPQETPADGLEPQPGLDRLDALTERVRGAGTPVVVAVSLPPDPLPPGVDLTAYRVVQEALTNTIRHAPGAEASVLIGWTDDRLQIEVGNTRATTPNSPSPQGDSGGTDGRDGRDGRDDGTGNGRGLIGLRERLAVYGGTLTAGPTLAGGYRVEADVPWRTP
- a CDS encoding metal ABC transporter substrate-binding protein is translated as MNVRRLISGTAIAAATALGLGALSACSSDSSAAGNSGGKLDVVASFYPMQYLAEQIGGGHVSVSTLTEPGQEPHDLEISAKQTVDLQKADAVLYLKGLQPAVDKAVSQSEAKTKIDAAALTTLEKHDGTGHSHEGEEAHSGASDEESAGLDPHVWLDPVKYAEIADGVSAAFQKADPANAAEYKKNTETLTAKLTSLNTSFETGLKNTATKVFFTNHAAFGYLAERYGLTQEAITGVDPDSEPSAARMKELQQEAKADGVTTVFYETLVSDKTAKTLAEDANLTTDVLDPLEGITKKSRGTDYIAVMQANLKALRTALGAK
- a CDS encoding MFS transporter, with the translated sequence MGDLREQDDQLNSVSLGRGFRWLWAAYATSLAGTWLAFDSFPLIAVLVLHVGPAQVSLLAAAGLAVGAVVAVPLGPWVEFRRKRPVMVAMDLVRFGALLTVPLAYALGVLSFGQLVVVAVVVAAADITFTAASGACLKALLPPSQLLVANGRFESTMWTASVLGPPLGGAAIALLGPVTTVVANAVSFLLSAAGIRAMGGQPEPRPERGPRTRVRAGDLVDGWRFILADPALRPLFLNTVLVSGLIMATAPLVAVLMLGRFGFAPWQYALAFAVPCTGGLIGSRLSRPLVARYGRRRIMRTFGTLRVCWPVGMVFLHGGTSGLVLVMVVQLGLITSMGVFNPVYATYRLQHTPADRVARTLSAWSVSSKLTIAALTALWGLLAALTTPLTAVGAAGVLILATPLLLPRIED
- a CDS encoding glycine--tRNA ligase translates to MAADKIDTIVSLSKRRGFVFPCSEIYGGQRAAWDYGPLGVELKENLKRQWWRYMVTSREDVVGIDSSVILASEVWVASGHVATFSDPLTECTSCHKRYRADHLEEGYEAKHGRAPANGLADINCPNCGNKGQFTEPKQFSGLLSTHLGPTQDSGSVAYLRPETAQGIFTNFSQVQTTSRRKPPFGIAQMGKSFRNEITPGNFIFRTREFEQMEMEFFVKPGEDEKWQEYWMAERWNWYTGLGLREENMRWYDHPAEKLSHYSKRTADIEYRFQFGGNEWGELEGVANRTDYDLNAHSKASGQDLSFFDQEAGERWTPYVIEPAAGVGRAMLAFLLDAYIEDEAPNAKGKMEKRTVLRLDPRLAPVKVAVLPLSRNPELSPKAKGLATALRQNWNIEFDDAGAIGRRYRRQDEIGTPFCVTVDFDTLDDNAVTVRERDTMKQERVSLDQIEGYLAQRLVGC
- a CDS encoding response regulator transcription factor, translated to MNQNQQHDPHHRHRPQHPPLRAVIADDQALVRTGFGMILAADGIEVTAEAADGAEAVAAVRRTRPDVVLMDIRMPGMDGIEATRRILADDAPEAGGTRVVILTTYDLDHYVYEALTAGACGFLLKDVTPEHLVASVRLVQAGDALLAPSITRRLIERFAQRQEPSRAPARHADLSGLTPRELEVLRLMATGLSNAELAERLFLSPTTVKTHVGRILSKLELRDRVQAVVLAYETGLIAPGADP